A genomic region of Nerophis lumbriciformis linkage group LG28, RoL_Nlum_v2.1, whole genome shotgun sequence contains the following coding sequences:
- the LOC133570608 gene encoding uncharacterized protein — MLKEDPPKRKTRHHGPSGFSFSSLTQTLPCKKEEEDSLTPHIKEEEEEHSISQEGDHLEGLVEFPVTGVSVKSEDDEVKGESEEKREAEPPSSSSTQHMTTEADGDHCGGSQADKILAPLSDSEDTTSHSPDTDDEHSKDDATCHTDNTHFTCSHCDKTFNDHCNLKVHIKTHTGEKPFSCSFCGKGFTQKRSLKIHMRIHTGEKPFSCSTCGKGFTQSQHLKGLMRTHTGENPFSCSTCGKGFTQSQHLKVHMRTHTGEKPFSCSTCGKGFTQSHSVKRHMRTHTGEKPFSCSNCGKGFTQSQYLKVHMRIHTGEKPFSCSTCGKGFTQSHSVKRHMRKHTGEKPFSCSICGKGFTKRQSLKRHMRRHPGEKVLSCSVCGERLSSKYQCKKHKCAGENSSSK, encoded by the coding sequence atgttgaaggaggatccaccaaagaggaagaccaggcaccacggaccctctggcttctccttttcctctttgacacagacccttccctgtaaaaaggaagaggaagactcactgaccccccacattaaagaggaagaggaggaacacagcatcagtcaggagggagatcatcttgaaggactggtggagttcccagtgactggtgtctctgtgaagagtgaagatgatgaggtcaaaggtgaaagtgaggagaagagagaggcggagcctccaagcagcagctcaacacaacacatgacaacagaagctgatggagaccactgtggaggatcacaagcagacaagatcttagctccactatcagatagtgaggacacaacgtcacactctcctgacactgatgatgaacactctaaagatgatgcaacatgtcacactgacaacactcacttcacatgttctcactgtgacaaaacctttaaTGACCATtgcaatttgaaagtacacattaaaacacacactggtgaaaaacctttttcttgttcattctgtggtaaaggttttacacaaaagcgatctttgaaaatacacatgagaatacacactggtgaaaaacccttttcctgttcaacctgtggtaaaggttttacacaaagtcaacatttgaaaggactcatgagaacacacactggtgaaaatcccttttcctgttcaacttgtggtaaaggttttacacaaagtcaacatttgaaagtacacatgagaacacacactggtgaaaaacctttttcctgttcaacttgtggtaaaggttttacacaaagtcacagtgtgaaaagacacatgagaacacacactggtgaaaaacccttttcctgttcaaactgtggtaaaggttttacacaaagtcaatatttgaaagtccacatgagaatacacactggtgaaaaacctttttcctgttcaacttgtggtaaaggttttacacaaagtcacagtgtgaaaagacacatgagaaaacacactggtgaaaaaccattttcttgttcaatctgtggtaaaggttttactaaAAGGCAatctttgaaaagacacatgagaagacacccaggagagaaagtgttgagttgcagtgtgtgtggtgaaagattgtcttctaagtaccagtgtaagaaacacaagtgtgctggtgagaacagcagcagcaaatga